In Malus sylvestris chromosome 15, drMalSylv7.2, whole genome shotgun sequence, a single genomic region encodes these proteins:
- the LOC126601935 gene encoding transcription factor bHLH74-like isoform X3: MSSVNLGSSTGISHSEFPNPPYPIAMENQGMSSTSHLVQYPSDSSYAGMMPKLPPCFGSGSFTEMVGSFGVSECGQIANSGCPPNYNPNREGGTSTIGAQSHDDRQISEESALGSSPNGKRRKRVPESNSAFSPNKNADGELNKDMSGESSDYLKEQDEKKAKTDENAAANLRGKQMGKQTKENSQSGDPKDSYIHVRARRGQATNSHSLAERVRREKISERMRSLQELVPGCNKITGKAVMLDEIINYVQSLQQQVEFLSMKLATVNPELNIDIERILSKDILNSRSGGGAVFRFSPGIGSPHPYHPGMFHGNLPSMLTSAPEFPSLPQNVLDNELQGLLHMGFDSSSAIDNMAQNAGRLKPEL, translated from the exons ATGTCATCTGTGAACTTGGGCAG TTCTACGGGTATTTCCCACAGCGAATTTCCCAATCCACCTTACCCCATTGCGATGGAGAATCAGGGAATGAGTAGCACCTCCCACCTTGTTCAATATCCATCTGATTCAAGCTATGCTGGGATGATGCCAAAGCTTCCTCCATGTTTTGGAAGTGGGAGCTTCACAGAAATGGTTGGTTCTTTTGGTGTCTCTGAGTGTGGCCAGATTGCTAACTCTGGGTGTCCTCCGAACTATAACCCGAACAGGGAGGGGGGCACTTCAACAATCGGTGCCCAATCGCACGATGATCGCCAAATTTCTGAAGAGAGTGCTTTAGGATCTTCGCCGAATGGAAAGAGAAGGAAACGAGTTCCCGAATCCAACTCTGCATTCAGTCCAAATAAG AATGCTGATGGGGAACTTAACAAGGATATGTCTGGGGAGAGCTCTGATTATCTGAAAGAACAAGATGAGAAGAAAGCAAAAACTGACGAAAACGCAGCTGCAAATCTGCGCGGTAAGCAGATGGGCAAACAGACTAAAGAAAATTCTCAAAGCGGAGATCCAAAAGACAGTTACATTCATGTTAGAGCCCGAAGGGGCCAGGCTACGAATAGTCATAGCCTCGCAGAAAGG GTAAGAAGAGAAAAGATTAGCGAGCGGATGAGATCGCTTCAAGAACTTGTTCCGGGATGCAATAAG ATTACTGGGAAGGCTGTAATGCTTGATGAGATCATCAATTATGTGCAGTCTCTGCAACAGCAAGTTGAG TTTTTATCAATGAAACTTGCGACCGTGAATCCAGAACTCAACATTGATATTGAACGGATTCTATCCAAAGAC ATTCTTAACTCGAGGAGTGGTGGTGGAGCTGTCTTCAGGTTTAGTCCTGGAATCGGCTCTCCTCACCCATACCATCCCGGTATGTTCCATGGAAACTTGCCAAGTATGCTAACTTCAGCTCCAGAATTTCCTTCCTTGCCTCAG AATGTATTAGACAACGAGCTCCAAGGTCTTCTCCATATGGGTTTTGATTCTAGTTCAGCTATTGACAATATGGCACAAAATG
- the LOC126601935 gene encoding transcription factor bHLH74-like isoform X1, translating to MGGHDSEDVGFQHRNNGSLNYPSSGMNTNPLPEKVSRMAMSSVSMFKPSNGADPFFGSGWDPIVSLSLSDHFGSSTGISHSEFPNPPYPIAMENQGMSSTSHLVQYPSDSSYAGMMPKLPPCFGSGSFTEMVGSFGVSECGQIANSGCPPNYNPNREGGTSTIGAQSHDDRQISEESALGSSPNGKRRKRVPESNSAFSPNKNADGELNKDMSGESSDYLKEQDEKKAKTDENAAANLRGKQMGKQTKENSQSGDPKDSYIHVRARRGQATNSHSLAERVRREKISERMRSLQELVPGCNKITGKAVMLDEIINYVQSLQQQVEFLSMKLATVNPELNIDIERILSKDILNSRSGGGAVFRFSPGIGSPHPYHPGMFHGNLPSMLTSAPEFPSLPQNVLDNELQGLLHMGFDSSSAIDNMAQNAGRLKPEL from the exons ATGGGAGGTCATGACAGTGAGGATGTAGGGTTTCAGCATAGAAATAATGGGAGCCTGAACTATCCATCTTCCGGGATGAACACGAATCCGCTGCCCGAAAAGGTTTCGAGAATGGCGATGAGTTCTGTGTCCATGTTTAAGCCGTCAAATGGGGCTGACCCTTTCTTTGGTTCTGGTTGGGATCCAATTGTTTCATTGAGTCTGAGTGATCATTTTGGCAGTTCTACGGGTATTTCCCACAGCGAATTTCCCAATCCACCTTACCCCATTGCGATGGAGAATCAGGGAATGAGTAGCACCTCCCACCTTGTTCAATATCCATCTGATTCAAGCTATGCTGGGATGATGCCAAAGCTTCCTCCATGTTTTGGAAGTGGGAGCTTCACAGAAATGGTTGGTTCTTTTGGTGTCTCTGAGTGTGGCCAGATTGCTAACTCTGGGTGTCCTCCGAACTATAACCCGAACAGGGAGGGGGGCACTTCAACAATCGGTGCCCAATCGCACGATGATCGCCAAATTTCTGAAGAGAGTGCTTTAGGATCTTCGCCGAATGGAAAGAGAAGGAAACGAGTTCCCGAATCCAACTCTGCATTCAGTCCAAATAAG AATGCTGATGGGGAACTTAACAAGGATATGTCTGGGGAGAGCTCTGATTATCTGAAAGAACAAGATGAGAAGAAAGCAAAAACTGACGAAAACGCAGCTGCAAATCTGCGCGGTAAGCAGATGGGCAAACAGACTAAAGAAAATTCTCAAAGCGGAGATCCAAAAGACAGTTACATTCATGTTAGAGCCCGAAGGGGCCAGGCTACGAATAGTCATAGCCTCGCAGAAAGG GTAAGAAGAGAAAAGATTAGCGAGCGGATGAGATCGCTTCAAGAACTTGTTCCGGGATGCAATAAG ATTACTGGGAAGGCTGTAATGCTTGATGAGATCATCAATTATGTGCAGTCTCTGCAACAGCAAGTTGAG TTTTTATCAATGAAACTTGCGACCGTGAATCCAGAACTCAACATTGATATTGAACGGATTCTATCCAAAGAC ATTCTTAACTCGAGGAGTGGTGGTGGAGCTGTCTTCAGGTTTAGTCCTGGAATCGGCTCTCCTCACCCATACCATCCCGGTATGTTCCATGGAAACTTGCCAAGTATGCTAACTTCAGCTCCAGAATTTCCTTCCTTGCCTCAG AATGTATTAGACAACGAGCTCCAAGGTCTTCTCCATATGGGTTTTGATTCTAGTTCAGCTATTGACAATATGGCACAAAATG
- the LOC126601938 gene encoding uncharacterized protein LOC126601938, with the protein MLVLGQAPGGALSTQRCYLTSPPKFSNPNPPLFSTHRPSRFFSNVNPSKSLNITLAKADGGVDSASSTDKRGFSASSTPPPPPPPPPSVDNRPVFVGQENVPLEGVIQFEKPDSSARVRKWGHVALLAGGDVLALLTFAAIGRFSHGFPVFEFETLRTADPFIAGWFLSAYFLGGFGEDGRGVNGQSKALTATAKSWALGIPLGIIIRASTAGHIPPIKFVLATMGSTGVLLIGWRALLYKFLPGDKSKKSDVYRRGSPFELFELLTSLVRRW; encoded by the exons ATGCTAGTGCTCGGCCAAGCTCCCGGCGGAGCCCTATCAACTCAGCGGTGTTATCTTACCTCCCCGCCAAAATTCTCAAACCCAAACCCTCCGCTCTTCTCTACCCACAGACCCAGCAGATTCTTCTCCAATGTAAACCCTTCAAAATCTCTCAATATCACGCTCGCAAAGGCCGACGGAGGCGTCGATTCGGCTTCCTCCACTGACAAACGGGGCTTCTCCGCCTCATcaactcctcctcctcctcctcctcctccgccttcCGTCGATAACCGACCAGTTTTCGTGGGTCAGGAGAATGTTCCTCTAGAAGGCGTGATTCAGTTCGAGAAGCCCGATTCTTCTGCTCGTGTACGCAAATGGGG TCATGTGGCATTGCTTGCTGGTGGGGATGTTTTGGCATTGCTTACGTTTGCTGCAATTGGAAGATTCAGCCATGGATTCCCCGTTTTCGAATTCGAAACACTTCGCACGGCTGACCCTTTCATTGCTG GATGgtttttgagtgcatatttTCTCGGAGGCTTTGGTGAGGATGGACGTGGAGTCAATGGACAATCCAAGGCACTTACCGCTACGGCTAAGTCATGGGCCTTGGGAATTCCA CTTGGGATAATCATAAGGGCATCGACGGCTGGCCACATTCCACCAATCAAATTCGTACTTGCAACAATGGGGAGCACTGGTGTTTTACTTATTGGATGGAGAGCACTTCTGTATAAGTTTCTTCCCGGCGATAAGAGCAAGAAGAGTGATGTGTATCGCCGCGGTAGCCCATTTGAATTGTTTGAG TTGCTCACGTCGTTAGTACGAAGGTGGTGA
- the LOC126601939 gene encoding AP2-like ethylene-responsive transcription factor ANT yields the protein MKSMNDHNNNNGSSNSNNNNWFGFSLLPHMKMEDASSSSCSAALPSGNSSFYNLSSSGVCCYGVGDNGNFHYSPLSVMPLKSDGSLCIMEALSRSQTEGIMPNTSPKLEDFLGGAAHDYVSEEREAMALSLESYYNAAAEQQQQNHHIPVHSNSYYSGIPIQGIYHTQLEEEHSKNTQMTQMPEDLKTCWVSRQYSAHPALEHHHMNNVTMVVENGGSGSVNGGMNRGDLQSLTLSMSPGSQTSCVTAPKQISPTQTECAVAAIETKKRGCGKLGQKQPVHRKSIDTFGQRTSQFRGVTRHRWTGRYEAHLWDNSCKKEGQTRKGRQVYLGGYDMEEKAARAYDLAALKYWGSATHINFPLDNYTAQLEEMKNMSRQEYVAHLRRKSSGFSRGASMYRGVTRHHQHGRWQARIGRVAGNKDLYLGTFGTQEEAAEAYDIAAIKFRGANAVTNFDITKYDVEKIMSSNTLLAGEFARRTKVIEPDILAIEHNPPTQNIVEATQTEINNGNSLDWKMALYQSAAQQQANSCAQTVDQKSIGSGSYRNPSFSMALEDYIGVESVHSSQTLMDESARVGAHFSNPSSLVTSLGSSREGSPDKSGSNMLFAKPPLASKFISPTAAAAVSSWFPSAQLRPSAVSMSQLPLFAAWNET from the exons atgaAGTCCATGAATGATCATAACAATAACAATGGTAGCAGTAACAGTAACAATAACAACTGGTTTGGTTTTTCACTCTTACCCCACATGAAAATGGAggatgcttcttcttcttcctgctCAGCTGCCCTCCCAAGCGGCAACAGCAGCTTCTACAACCTCAGCAGCTCTGGGGTCTGCTGCTATGGAGTTGGAGATAATGGTAATTTTCACTACTCTCCTCTCTCTGTTATGCCTCTCAAGTCAGATGGCTCTCTCTGCATCATGGAAGCTCTCAGCAGGTCACAAACAGAAg GAATAATGCCCAACACATCCCCAAAACTGGAGGACTTTCTAGGAGGAGCAGCTCATGATTATGTGAGTGAGGAGAGAGAAGCTATGGCTCTGAGCTTAGAAAGCTACTACAATGCAGCGGcagagcagcagcagcagaatcATCACATTCCTGTCCATTCCAATTCCTACTACTCTGGAATCCCAATCCAAGGAATCTACCATACCCAATTGGAGGAAGAACATTCTAAGAATACCCAAATGACTCAAATGCCAGAGGACTTAAAAACCTGCTGGGTTTCCAGGCAGTACTCTGCACACCCAGCTCTGGAGCACCACCACATGAACAATGTAACCATGGTTGTTGAGAATGGCGGTTCTGGGTCCGTTAATGGAGGCATGAACCGTGGCGATTTGCAGTCGCTGACACTGTCCATGAGCCCTGGATCACAGACAAGCTGTGTGACAGCTCCAAAGCAGATCTCTCCCACTCAGACAGAATGTGCAGTGGCAGCCATTGAAACAAAGAAGAGAGGCTGCGGAAAGCTTGGCCAGAAGCAGCCTGTTCACAGGAAGTCCATTGACACATTTGGGCAGAGAACCTCACAGTTTAGAGGTGTCACAAG GCATAGATGGACTGGAAGATATGAGGCACATCTGTGGGACAACAGCTGTAAGAAGGAAGGGCAAACCAGAAAAGGAAGGCAAG TTTATCTTG GAGGTTATGATATGGAGGAGAAAGCTGCTAGAGCATATGATCTTGCTGCTCTTAAGTACTGGGGTTCTGCAACTCATATAAACTTTCCG TTGGACAATTACACTGCACAACTTGAAGAGATGAAGAATATGAGCCGGCAGGAATATGTTGCGCATCTGAGAAG gaAAAGCAGTGGATTTTCGAGAGGGGCTTCAATGTACCGAGGCGTGACAag ACACCACCAGCATGGGAGATGGCAAGCTAGGATTGGCAGGGTTGCTGGAAACAAGGATCTTTATCTTGGAACTTTTG GCACCCAAGAGGAAGCTGCAGAAGCTTATGACATAGCAGCAATCAAATTCCGTGGCGCAAATGCGGTCACCAACTTTGACATTACCAAGTATGATGTCGAAAAAATCATGTCCAGCAATACCCTACTTGCCGGAGAATTTGCTAGGCGCACCAAGGTGATCGAACCTGACATCCTGGCCATTGAGCATAACCCACCAACACAGAACATTGTTGAAGCCACTCAAACCGAAATCAACAATGGGAATAGCCTAGACTGGAAGATGGCATTGTACCAATCTGCTGCACAGCAACAAGCAAACAGTTGTGCTCAAACAGTTGATCAGAAATCAATCGGATCAGGGAGCTATAGAAACCCTTCCTTCTCAATGGCATTGGAGGATTATATTGGAGTTGAATCAGTGCACTCAAGTCAGACATTGATGGATGAATCAGCTAGGGTTGGGGCTCACTTTTCGAATCCATCGTCGTTGGTGACAAGTTTGGGCAGCTCCAGAGAAGGAAGCCCTGATAAATCTGGCTCCAACATGCTGTTTGCAAAACCTCCATTGGCATCAAAGTTTATCAGTCCAACTGCTGCTGCAGCTGTTAGCTCCTGGTTCCCATCAGCACAGCTGAGGCCTTCTGCTGTCTCCATGTCTCAGTTGCCTCTCTTTGCTGCCTGGAATGAGACCTAG
- the LOC126601935 gene encoding transcription factor bHLH74-like isoform X2: protein MGGHDSEDVGFQHRNNGSLNYPSSGMNTNPLPEKVSRMAMSSVSMFKPSNGADPFFGSGWDPIVSLSLSDHFGSSTGISHSEFPNPPYPIAMENQGMSSTSHLVQYPSDSSYAGMMPKLPPCFGSGSFTEMVGSFGVSECGQIANSGCPPNYNPNREGGTSTIGAQSHDDRQISEESALGSSPNGKRRKRVPESNSAFSPNKNADGELNKDMSGESSDYLKEQDEKKAKTDENAAANLRGKQMGKQTKENSQSGDPKDSYIHVRARRGQATNSHSLAERVRREKISERMRSLQELVPGCNKITGKAVMLDEIINYVQSLQQQVEFLSMKLATVNPELNIDIERILSKDILNSRSGGGAVFRFSPGIGSPHPYHPGMFHGNLPSMLTSAPEFPSLPQNVLDNELQGLLHMGFDSSSAIDNMAQNGRLKPEL from the exons ATGGGAGGTCATGACAGTGAGGATGTAGGGTTTCAGCATAGAAATAATGGGAGCCTGAACTATCCATCTTCCGGGATGAACACGAATCCGCTGCCCGAAAAGGTTTCGAGAATGGCGATGAGTTCTGTGTCCATGTTTAAGCCGTCAAATGGGGCTGACCCTTTCTTTGGTTCTGGTTGGGATCCAATTGTTTCATTGAGTCTGAGTGATCATTTTGGCAGTTCTACGGGTATTTCCCACAGCGAATTTCCCAATCCACCTTACCCCATTGCGATGGAGAATCAGGGAATGAGTAGCACCTCCCACCTTGTTCAATATCCATCTGATTCAAGCTATGCTGGGATGATGCCAAAGCTTCCTCCATGTTTTGGAAGTGGGAGCTTCACAGAAATGGTTGGTTCTTTTGGTGTCTCTGAGTGTGGCCAGATTGCTAACTCTGGGTGTCCTCCGAACTATAACCCGAACAGGGAGGGGGGCACTTCAACAATCGGTGCCCAATCGCACGATGATCGCCAAATTTCTGAAGAGAGTGCTTTAGGATCTTCGCCGAATGGAAAGAGAAGGAAACGAGTTCCCGAATCCAACTCTGCATTCAGTCCAAATAAG AATGCTGATGGGGAACTTAACAAGGATATGTCTGGGGAGAGCTCTGATTATCTGAAAGAACAAGATGAGAAGAAAGCAAAAACTGACGAAAACGCAGCTGCAAATCTGCGCGGTAAGCAGATGGGCAAACAGACTAAAGAAAATTCTCAAAGCGGAGATCCAAAAGACAGTTACATTCATGTTAGAGCCCGAAGGGGCCAGGCTACGAATAGTCATAGCCTCGCAGAAAGG GTAAGAAGAGAAAAGATTAGCGAGCGGATGAGATCGCTTCAAGAACTTGTTCCGGGATGCAATAAG ATTACTGGGAAGGCTGTAATGCTTGATGAGATCATCAATTATGTGCAGTCTCTGCAACAGCAAGTTGAG TTTTTATCAATGAAACTTGCGACCGTGAATCCAGAACTCAACATTGATATTGAACGGATTCTATCCAAAGAC ATTCTTAACTCGAGGAGTGGTGGTGGAGCTGTCTTCAGGTTTAGTCCTGGAATCGGCTCTCCTCACCCATACCATCCCGGTATGTTCCATGGAAACTTGCCAAGTATGCTAACTTCAGCTCCAGAATTTCCTTCCTTGCCTCAG AATGTATTAGACAACGAGCTCCAAGGTCTTCTCCATATGGGTTTTGATTCTAGTTCAGCTATTGACAATATGGCACAAAATG